The Aggregatilinea lenta genome includes a region encoding these proteins:
- the fucU gene encoding L-fucose mutarotase — protein sequence MLKGVPSILSPELLKVLMEMGHGDELVIGDGNFPGASMAQRLVRSDGNSVPALLDAIVRFFPLDTFVERPVALMAVVPGHDYKPVIWDEYRSIIQKYEPFTDFEYIERFAFYERAKAAYAIVTSSETALYANIILKKGVVQE from the coding sequence ATGCTAAAAGGCGTTCCGAGCATTTTATCGCCCGAGCTGCTCAAGGTCCTGATGGAAATGGGCCACGGCGACGAGCTGGTGATCGGGGACGGGAACTTCCCCGGCGCGAGCATGGCGCAGCGCCTCGTGCGCAGCGACGGCAACAGCGTGCCCGCCCTGCTGGACGCGATCGTGCGCTTCTTCCCGCTGGACACGTTCGTCGAGCGGCCCGTGGCGCTGATGGCCGTCGTGCCCGGCCACGACTACAAACCGGTGATCTGGGACGAGTACCGCTCGATTATCCAGAAGTACGAACCCTTCACCGACTTCGAGTACATCGAGCGCTTCGCGTTTTACGAGCGCGCCAAGGCTGCCTACGCAATCGTGACGTCGAGCGAGACGGCGTTGTATGCGAACATCATCCTGAAGAAGGGCGTCGTGCAGGAATAA
- a CDS encoding nitrilase-related carbon-nitrogen hydrolase, with the protein MSSALSVVVVQMLPISAATPDEVAQNVETLCAWMDRAKAGFPGADLIVFPEGSLQGYHVTAWLDTVVDLDGPEVTALAAHCKATGLWAHFSLLERNPHGGKPFNTSLLINSEGQIALRYVKVNPWVPLEETTPGDEFCVVDGPKGSRLGVITCYDGDLPESARDVAMMGANVLIRGAAYMEPYGDPWVFTNQARAWENTMYVVAANQCGTDPMYTYTGRSMIVNFDGRILADLSRDAEGMTKADLYPALVDEARAQYGEQNHLYNLTHRGHSAEPPEGRRSNPYRFYRNWK; encoded by the coding sequence GTGAGCAGCGCGCTCTCGGTCGTCGTCGTCCAGATGCTGCCCATCAGCGCGGCGACCCCGGACGAGGTGGCGCAAAACGTCGAGACGCTCTGCGCGTGGATGGACCGTGCGAAAGCGGGATTCCCCGGCGCGGACCTGATCGTCTTCCCCGAAGGCTCGCTGCAAGGCTATCACGTCACGGCGTGGCTGGACACGGTCGTCGATCTCGACGGGCCAGAAGTGACGGCGCTGGCGGCGCACTGCAAGGCCACCGGCCTGTGGGCGCATTTTTCGCTGTTGGAGCGCAACCCGCACGGCGGCAAGCCGTTCAACACGTCGCTGCTGATCAACAGCGAGGGCCAGATCGCGCTGCGCTACGTGAAGGTCAACCCGTGGGTGCCGCTCGAAGAAACGACGCCCGGCGACGAGTTCTGCGTGGTGGACGGCCCGAAGGGATCGCGCCTGGGCGTGATCACGTGCTACGACGGCGATCTGCCGGAGTCCGCGCGCGACGTCGCCATGATGGGCGCGAACGTGCTCATTCGCGGCGCGGCCTACATGGAACCCTACGGCGATCCGTGGGTGTTCACCAACCAGGCGCGGGCCTGGGAAAACACGATGTACGTGGTGGCCGCCAACCAGTGCGGCACGGACCCGATGTACACCTACACCGGGCGCAGCATGATCGTCAACTTCGACGGGCGCATCCTGGCCGACCTGTCGCGGGACGCGGAAGGCATGACCAAAGCCGACCTCTATCCCGCACTGGTGGACGAAGCCCGCGCGCAGTATGGCGAACAGAATCACCTCTACAATCTGACGCATCGCGGCCACTCCGCCGAACCGCCGGAAGGCCGCCGCAGCAACCCGTACCGCTTCTACCGGAACTGGAAATAA
- a CDS encoding FTR1 family iron permease — protein MKDKTHHTPLTYAPLLLVVLIALGLWGAAVPRTAAQTPGVWETADAIRSAAQDAQTALYAAARADDTAEAYADAAAQIETAQALYDDNLSAQIETAAPEASALVQDALARARTAAEAGDGPALAAARGRIWTGLLWASYDAALAAVDAGDPDAANDWLRLREYRQATKVSVVDNPAAQAIAALNAGTITPDEARETVGNDLRDAYFFRLRDALSELEDTASKEFTVRSAEWAGELRGYFALLRSDFAAKQGEDAAAALDDHLRALEAAAIASEWETVAAEMDAVQTAIASYQPVVLDADALAQRAQLLHTFVNLIYTEYKDGVRNGEIALEIEYREAVTFRDQAAAAFQELRPAIASTDPDAAERIETLLAELDTRMAALDDPQTVQTLVAETSDLVERTLSVSAASDDSSAFVVIDTLLTELVQAVEQGDYAEADRLRLEAYAMYDSGPELRLAHRAPRLGHDVESLFWEGTSDRDGLGTLIDREAPAEDVQATVTHLNAKLDEAKTFLDQGVSAWLAMLNSAAIIIREGLEAVLVIGAILGYMRATKSPRKFSAWVYAGVAAAIGLSLITWWAANRIITITTANRELIEGVASLIAVGVLFFVTNWLFHKTYVVDWVSFVREKVGTALTNGSALTMAGLGFTVVYREGFETVLFYQAMLFDAAPLPTLIGFLLGAAIIIVIAVLILRMSKRLPLKPFFTGTTAIMLLLAFNFTGAGIRELQEAGVIGATLLPIIPENLILSETLGLYPTLETILAQVIFVAAIVVTFSYSRWQGTRKASSQPAPSPSH, from the coding sequence ATGAAGGACAAAACACATCACACTCCCCTCACTTACGCGCCGCTCCTGCTCGTCGTCCTGATCGCGCTGGGGCTTTGGGGCGCAGCCGTGCCGCGCACCGCCGCCCAGACGCCGGGCGTCTGGGAAACCGCCGACGCGATCCGCAGCGCCGCGCAGGACGCGCAAACCGCGCTGTATGCCGCGGCCCGCGCCGACGATACCGCCGAGGCTTATGCCGACGCCGCCGCGCAGATCGAGACCGCGCAGGCGCTTTACGACGACAACCTGAGCGCGCAGATCGAGACCGCCGCGCCGGAAGCTAGCGCCCTGGTACAGGATGCCCTGGCGCGCGCCCGGACTGCCGCCGAAGCGGGTGACGGCCCGGCGCTGGCCGCCGCACGCGGGCGGATCTGGACCGGGCTGCTGTGGGCCAGCTATGACGCGGCGCTGGCCGCAGTGGACGCGGGCGATCCGGATGCCGCAAACGACTGGCTGCGCCTGCGCGAATACCGGCAGGCGACCAAAGTCAGCGTGGTCGATAACCCGGCGGCGCAGGCCATCGCCGCGCTGAACGCGGGCACGATCACGCCGGACGAGGCGCGCGAGACCGTAGGCAACGACCTGCGCGACGCGTATTTCTTCCGCCTGCGCGATGCGCTGAGCGAACTGGAAGACACCGCCAGCAAAGAATTCACCGTGCGCAGCGCCGAATGGGCGGGCGAGTTGCGCGGCTACTTCGCGCTGCTGCGGAGCGACTTCGCGGCCAAACAGGGCGAGGACGCCGCCGCCGCGCTGGACGATCACCTGCGCGCGCTGGAGGCCGCCGCCATCGCAAGCGAGTGGGAGACCGTCGCAGCGGAAATGGACGCCGTGCAGACCGCCATCGCTTCGTACCAGCCCGTCGTGCTCGACGCGGACGCGCTGGCGCAGCGCGCGCAGCTGCTGCACACCTTCGTCAACCTGATCTACACCGAATACAAAGACGGCGTGCGCAACGGCGAAATTGCGCTTGAGATCGAGTACCGCGAGGCCGTGACGTTCCGCGATCAGGCCGCTGCCGCGTTCCAGGAACTGCGCCCGGCCATTGCCAGCACCGATCCCGACGCGGCGGAGCGCATCGAGACGCTGCTGGCCGAACTGGATACGCGCATGGCCGCGCTGGACGATCCGCAGACGGTCCAGACGCTCGTCGCGGAAACGTCAGATCTGGTCGAGCGCACGCTGAGCGTGTCGGCGGCCAGCGACGACAGCTCGGCGTTCGTGGTGATCGACACGCTGCTGACCGAACTGGTGCAGGCCGTCGAGCAGGGCGACTACGCCGAGGCGGATCGCCTGCGCCTGGAAGCCTACGCCATGTACGACAGCGGGCCGGAGCTGCGGCTGGCGCATCGCGCGCCGCGCCTGGGGCACGACGTGGAGAGCCTGTTCTGGGAAGGCACGAGCGACCGGGACGGGCTGGGCACGCTGATCGACCGCGAGGCCCCGGCAGAGGACGTGCAGGCCACGGTAACGCATCTCAACGCGAAGCTGGACGAGGCCAAAACGTTCCTGGATCAGGGCGTCAGCGCGTGGCTGGCGATGCTCAACAGCGCCGCGATCATCATCCGCGAAGGGCTGGAAGCTGTGCTGGTCATCGGCGCGATCCTGGGCTACATGCGCGCCACAAAAAGCCCGCGTAAGTTCAGCGCGTGGGTGTATGCGGGCGTCGCCGCCGCGATCGGGCTGAGCCTGATCACGTGGTGGGCCGCCAACCGGATCATCACCATCACCACGGCCAACCGCGAGCTGATCGAAGGCGTCGCCAGCCTGATCGCCGTGGGCGTGCTGTTCTTCGTCACCAACTGGCTGTTCCACAAAACGTACGTGGTCGATTGGGTCAGCTTCGTGCGCGAGAAGGTCGGCACGGCGCTGACCAACGGCTCCGCGCTGACGATGGCCGGGCTGGGCTTCACCGTGGTGTACCGCGAGGGCTTCGAAACGGTGCTGTTCTACCAGGCGATGCTGTTCGACGCCGCCCCGCTGCCGACGCTGATCGGGTTCCTGCTCGGCGCGGCGATCATCATCGTCATCGCGGTACTGATCCTGCGCATGAGCAAGCGCCTGCCGCTGAAGCCGTTCTTCACCGGGACGACCGCGATCATGCTGCTGCTGGCGTTCAACTTCACCGGGGCGGGCATCCGCGAGCTGCAAGAAGCGGGCGTGATCGGGGCCACGCTGCTGCCGATCATCCCTGAAAACCTGATCCTCTCCGAGACGCTGGGGCTGTATCCCACGCTGGAGACGATCCTGGCGCAAGTGATCTTCGTGGCTGCGATCGTGGTCACGTTCAGTTACAGCCGGTGGCAGGGCACACGCAAGGCGTCGTCGCAGCCTGCCCCCTCACCATCCCACTAG
- a CDS encoding FTR1 family protein, which produces MARLTHVFNALIAVALVALLALAGLGASRVHADETAPWQIAGQIHDLTFDAQRALYAAAREDGSGTATGAVDAIEQAQALYDEALHGSLQALAPEADAQIVAGLDTAATAANSGDTLALAAARGQIWTGLLWGSYDAALATLEQGDLDAAREWLRLREYRQATTVNVVSSPAAQAITDLATGTTDAETALARVGNDLRDAYFFRLRDALNEAESNIERQFGTRAAEWTAQASGYFALLRPDAAAKLGEDAASAAAGDLAALEDAVRAEDWTAAARHLDAARSALSAYQPVELNDAEIQQRGGLLHLYVTLIYTEYKDGVRSGAISNEIEYREAVTFYEQARVVFEELQPALMQADSAAAEQIAALLDQIDAAIQAYDDKAVVEGLVNETADLVSGTLGVETNTNDLSATFVTLYSLLNDVVLHVQAGDYKTAEQVRVQAYAMFDAGPEMRLMAFSPQLGAEIDGLFWSGYGDHRGLAEALDAQAPAEEIEATRAALVGALKDAQLTIGDTSGAPLAIITNTAVIVFREGLEAVVILAALLASMVHRYREYRRPVALGVVLASIATLLTFVAAQSLLSSLRQYGEKLEAVVSVIAIGVLLLITNWFFHKVYWTDWLARFHRYKSKALKLDAGQYVALVTLGFTSVYREGFETVLFLQALTLDAGVSIVLQGVLLGLAGVLLAGYLTFRLQKHLPYMTMMVFTGVLIGGVLVTMVGHTVRVMQTVGWLPITGVGTTQFPFWAGQWLGLYATWEGLILQVGAGAFVIGSYYLAEFMKKRERAQHAQRRVADTQGAAREHGLGIGD; this is translated from the coding sequence ATGGCACGTCTCACACACGTTTTCAACGCACTGATCGCCGTCGCGCTGGTAGCGCTGCTGGCGCTGGCCGGGCTGGGCGCGAGCCGCGTCCACGCGGACGAGACCGCACCGTGGCAGATCGCGGGCCAGATCCACGACCTGACGTTCGACGCGCAGCGCGCACTGTACGCCGCCGCACGCGAGGACGGATCGGGCACCGCGACCGGGGCCGTGGACGCGATCGAGCAGGCACAGGCGCTCTATGACGAGGCGCTGCACGGATCGCTGCAAGCGCTCGCGCCGGAGGCGGACGCGCAGATCGTGGCCGGGCTGGACACCGCCGCGACCGCCGCCAACAGCGGCGACACGCTGGCGCTGGCCGCCGCGCGCGGGCAGATCTGGACCGGGCTGCTGTGGGGCAGCTACGACGCGGCGCTCGCCACGCTCGAACAGGGCGATCTGGACGCGGCGCGCGAATGGCTGCGGCTGCGCGAATACCGGCAGGCGACAACGGTCAACGTAGTGAGCAGCCCGGCAGCGCAGGCGATCACCGATCTGGCGACGGGCACGACCGACGCCGAGACGGCCCTGGCGCGCGTGGGCAACGACCTGCGCGACGCGTATTTCTTCCGCCTGCGGGACGCGCTCAACGAAGCCGAAAGCAACATCGAGCGGCAGTTCGGGACGCGCGCCGCCGAATGGACTGCTCAGGCAAGCGGCTACTTCGCCCTGCTGCGCCCGGATGCAGCGGCCAAGCTCGGTGAAGACGCGGCCAGCGCCGCCGCTGGCGATCTCGCGGCGCTCGAAGACGCCGTGCGCGCGGAAGACTGGACCGCCGCCGCCCGGCACCTCGACGCGGCACGATCCGCGCTGAGCGCGTACCAGCCCGTCGAACTGAACGACGCGGAGATCCAGCAGCGCGGCGGACTGCTGCACCTCTACGTCACGCTGATTTACACCGAGTACAAAGACGGCGTGCGCAGCGGCGCGATCTCGAACGAGATCGAGTACCGCGAGGCGGTCACGTTCTACGAGCAGGCGCGCGTCGTGTTCGAGGAGCTTCAGCCTGCGCTCATGCAGGCCGATTCCGCCGCCGCCGAGCAGATCGCGGCGCTGCTGGACCAGATCGACGCGGCGATACAAGCGTATGACGACAAGGCCGTAGTCGAGGGGCTGGTGAACGAAACCGCCGACCTCGTGAGCGGCACGTTGGGCGTCGAAACGAATACAAACGACCTGTCCGCGACGTTCGTCACGCTGTACAGCCTGCTCAATGACGTGGTGCTGCACGTTCAGGCGGGTGACTACAAGACCGCCGAGCAGGTGCGCGTGCAGGCCTACGCGATGTTCGACGCCGGGCCGGAAATGCGGCTGATGGCGTTCTCGCCCCAACTGGGCGCGGAGATCGACGGGCTGTTCTGGAGCGGCTATGGCGATCATCGCGGGTTGGCGGAAGCACTCGACGCACAGGCCCCCGCCGAAGAGATCGAAGCCACGCGTGCCGCGCTGGTCGGGGCGCTGAAGGACGCGCAGCTCACCATCGGGGATACGTCCGGCGCGCCGCTGGCGATCATCACCAACACCGCCGTGATCGTCTTCCGCGAAGGGCTGGAAGCAGTCGTGATCCTGGCCGCGCTGCTGGCGAGCATGGTGCACCGCTACCGCGAGTACCGCCGCCCGGTCGCGCTGGGCGTGGTGCTGGCGTCGATCGCCACGCTGCTGACGTTCGTCGCAGCGCAGTCGCTGCTGTCCAGCCTGCGCCAGTACGGCGAAAAGCTGGAAGCGGTCGTCTCGGTGATCGCCATCGGCGTGCTGCTGCTGATCACTAACTGGTTCTTCCATAAGGTCTACTGGACCGACTGGCTGGCGCGCTTCCACCGCTATAAGTCGAAGGCGCTCAAGCTGGACGCCGGGCAGTACGTCGCGCTGGTGACGCTCGGATTCACGAGCGTCTACCGCGAGGGCTTCGAGACGGTGCTGTTTTTGCAGGCGCTGACGCTGGACGCGGGCGTGTCGATCGTGCTGCAAGGCGTGCTGCTGGGGCTGGCCGGGGTGCTGCTGGCGGGATACCTCACCTTCCGGCTGCAAAAGCATCTGCCCTACATGACGATGATGGTCTTCACCGGCGTGCTAATCGGCGGCGTGCTGGTGACGATGGTCGGGCACACCGTGCGCGTGATGCAGACGGTCGGCTGGCTGCCCATTACGGGCGTCGGCACGACACAGTTCCCGTTCTGGGCGGGGCAGTGGCTCGGCCTCTATGCCACCTGGGAAGGGCTGATCTTGCAGGTCGGCGCGGGCGCGTTCGTGATCGGCAGCTACTATCTGGCGGAGTTCATGAAAAAGCGCGAGCGCGCACAGCACGCGCAGCGCCGCGTGGCGGACACGCAAGGCGCGGCCCGGGAACACGGGCTGGGGATTGGGGATTAG
- a CDS encoding ketopantoate reductase family protein → MKAPGTVSILGAGAMGAAYASRFYAMDPASVSVVAQGERYERLQRDGLTVNGKHYDIPVLAPDDTAPPSDLVLVALKHHDLLTSLDLLQNRVGPNTVIVSVMNGLDSEAIIRAAYGDCVLNAISVGIDAQRQGNVINFSKIGKVVFGEANNKVLSDRVRRVQVLFEQASIPYETPVDMIRQLWWKFMINVGINQASAVLRAPYGVFHTSQHAQAIMEAAMREVIAVAQASHVNLVADDLNNWYPIMRSLHPQGRTSMLQDIEAGRKTEVDIFAGKMVALGRQTGVPTPVNELLLHAIKVIEQCPQ, encoded by the coding sequence ATGAAAGCACCCGGCACCGTCTCGATTCTGGGAGCCGGAGCAATGGGCGCTGCCTATGCCAGCCGGTTTTACGCGATGGACCCGGCCAGCGTCTCCGTCGTGGCTCAGGGCGAGCGCTACGAGCGGCTTCAGCGTGACGGGCTGACGGTTAACGGGAAACACTACGACATCCCCGTACTCGCTCCCGACGACACCGCGCCCCCGTCCGACCTCGTCCTTGTCGCCCTCAAACACCACGATCTGCTCACAAGCCTGGACCTGCTGCAAAACCGCGTCGGCCCCAACACCGTGATCGTCTCGGTCATGAACGGCCTGGACAGCGAGGCCATCATCCGTGCCGCCTACGGCGACTGCGTGCTGAACGCGATCTCGGTCGGCATCGACGCCCAGCGCCAGGGCAACGTGATCAACTTCAGCAAGATCGGGAAGGTGGTTTTCGGCGAGGCGAATAACAAGGTACTCTCCGACCGTGTGCGGCGCGTGCAGGTGCTGTTCGAGCAGGCCTCGATCCCGTACGAAACGCCGGTCGACATGATCCGCCAGTTGTGGTGGAAGTTCATGATTAACGTGGGCATCAATCAGGCATCCGCCGTGCTGCGCGCGCCCTATGGCGTGTTCCACACCTCACAGCACGCCCAGGCGATCATGGAAGCCGCCATGCGCGAGGTGATCGCCGTGGCGCAGGCGTCGCACGTCAACCTCGTCGCGGACGACCTGAACAACTGGTACCCGATCATGCGCTCGCTGCACCCGCAGGGCCGCACGTCGATGCTGCAGGACATCGAGGCGGGCCGCAAGACGGAAGTGGACATCTTCGCGGGCAAAATGGTCGCACTGGGCCGCCAGACCGGGGTGCCCACGCCGGTCAATGAGCTGCTGCTGCACGCGATCAAAGTCATCGAGCAGTGCCCGCAGTAG
- a CDS encoding imelysin family protein yields the protein MFKRLALWVAVIALVGSFAVPVASAQEDADLSAIKAYALEKATAMKAGTEAFLAGAQDYHDLIDAAGDEPYAAVWADDPDGVSALIEQMRTDWLNASVNYEQNEGIIAGVPSLAYYDTLLDAGPSAEEAPDEALDWSLVLPDGTELASPGNLFHHLSEPALYGTNPEFVALDADLNGDGEIGYTEALPDANLLLGIAQRLDDETGNMIAAVEAWEPTLEDAFTALLVMIPTMNEYFGQWRDSAFIEGNAAEEESFVAVSRLSDILSILTGLDLVYDSVSPVVAAQDAELDAQINAGFDDLIAFVDDLFAQEQDGTAFAAEEVDFFGTEAQDKAETLAAQVAQGADLVGLTIVLD from the coding sequence ATGTTCAAACGTCTGGCACTCTGGGTGGCCGTCATCGCGCTGGTTGGCTCGTTCGCCGTGCCAGTCGCCTCGGCGCAGGAAGACGCCGATCTGAGCGCGATCAAAGCGTACGCGCTGGAAAAGGCCACCGCAATGAAAGCCGGAACCGAAGCGTTTCTGGCTGGCGCGCAGGACTATCACGACCTGATCGACGCCGCCGGAGACGAGCCATACGCGGCGGTCTGGGCCGACGATCCCGACGGCGTGAGCGCGCTGATCGAGCAGATGCGCACCGACTGGCTGAACGCCAGCGTCAACTACGAGCAAAACGAAGGCATCATCGCGGGCGTGCCGTCGCTGGCCTATTACGACACGCTGCTGGACGCGGGTCCCTCCGCTGAGGAAGCGCCCGACGAAGCGCTGGACTGGTCGCTCGTCCTGCCGGACGGCACGGAGCTTGCCAGCCCCGGCAACCTGTTCCATCACCTGTCCGAACCGGCGCTGTACGGCACGAACCCTGAGTTCGTGGCGCTCGACGCAGACCTGAACGGGGACGGCGAGATCGGTTACACGGAAGCGCTGCCGGACGCGAACCTGCTGCTGGGCATCGCACAGCGCCTGGACGACGAGACGGGCAACATGATCGCGGCGGTCGAGGCGTGGGAGCCGACGCTCGAAGACGCCTTCACCGCGCTGCTGGTGATGATCCCGACCATGAACGAGTACTTCGGACAATGGCGCGACTCGGCCTTCATCGAGGGTAACGCGGCGGAAGAAGAGTCGTTCGTCGCCGTCAGCCGCCTGTCGGACATCTTGAGCATCCTCACCGGGCTGGATCTGGTCTACGACAGCGTGTCGCCGGTCGTCGCGGCGCAGGACGCCGAGCTGGATGCGCAGATCAACGCGGGCTTCGATGACCTGATCGCGTTCGTGGACGACCTGTTCGCGCAGGAGCAGGACGGCACCGCCTTTGCCGCCGAGGAAGTGGACTTCTTTGGCACGGAAGCGCAGGACAAGGCCGAGACGCTCGCCGCGCAGGTCGCGCAGGGCGCGGATCTGGTCGGGCTGACGATCGTGCTCGACTAA
- a CDS encoding ABC transporter substrate-binding protein, producing MQRQLKHVLVALMIGAVALGALPGVARGQDMPSIKLGVQPWLGYGPWWIAAEKGFFEDRGLDVEVIDFTWDQDMNAALASGRIDVEAAATNTLIALINQGVDAQAFLLLDASFEADAIIANKDITSIEELAGREVAYEPGSTSDLLLNYALSEAGMTIDDVTPIPIAASDAGAAVIAGQVDVAVTYEPYISAALSGRDDYGVLYSAAERPGLISDVMIAQRSFISENPDVIEALALAWDDAIAYLRENPDEGGQIIADAVGSDMEEFTVAFEGVQVFSLEENAVEFSGDFQETFATVGEIMMGLNPDEITVAPTPEDAFAVDYLDAYLPAEMPTPDATEAAS from the coding sequence ATGCAGCGTCAACTGAAACATGTGCTAGTAGCCCTCATGATCGGTGCGGTCGCGCTCGGCGCACTGCCCGGTGTCGCACGCGGGCAGGACATGCCCAGCATCAAGCTCGGCGTACAGCCCTGGCTGGGCTATGGCCCGTGGTGGATCGCCGCCGAAAAAGGCTTCTTTGAGGATCGCGGCCTGGACGTCGAGGTGATCGACTTCACCTGGGACCAGGACATGAACGCGGCGCTCGCCAGCGGGCGCATCGACGTCGAGGCTGCCGCGACCAATACGCTGATCGCGCTGATCAACCAGGGCGTGGACGCGCAGGCGTTCCTGCTGCTGGATGCGTCGTTCGAAGCGGACGCGATCATCGCCAACAAAGACATCACCTCGATTGAAGAGCTCGCAGGCCGCGAAGTCGCCTACGAGCCGGGCAGCACCAGCGACCTGCTGCTGAACTACGCCCTGAGCGAAGCCGGAATGACCATCGACGACGTGACGCCCATACCCATCGCCGCGTCGGACGCGGGCGCAGCCGTCATCGCCGGGCAAGTGGACGTGGCCGTGACCTACGAGCCGTACATCTCGGCGGCGCTGAGTGGGCGCGACGACTACGGCGTGCTCTACTCCGCCGCGGAACGCCCCGGCCTGATCAGCGACGTGATGATCGCGCAGCGCTCTTTCATCAGTGAGAATCCCGACGTGATCGAAGCCCTGGCGCTGGCCTGGGATGACGCGATCGCCTACCTGCGCGAGAATCCCGACGAGGGCGGCCAGATCATCGCGGACGCGGTCGGCAGCGACATGGAAGAATTCACCGTCGCGTTCGAGGGCGTGCAGGTGTTCAGCCTGGAAGAAAACGCGGTGGAATTCTCCGGCGATTTCCAGGAGACGTTCGCCACGGTGGGCGAGATCATGATGGGCCTGAATCCGGATGAAATCACCGTCGCGCCGACTCCGGAAGATGCCTTCGCGGTGGATTACCTCGACGCGTATCTGCCCGCCGAGATGCCGACACCCGACGCGACCGAGGCGGCGAGTTAA
- a CDS encoding sugar phosphate isomerase/epimerase family protein encodes MKPQSFEVKNEKIRTAFQTLKQEHPERLQQRLNLSWSNWGFGIESLEESAARLEKAGIRYIELHGNHYGPDLGYKVDETLKVLGDHGITVAGVCGMFGNDNDLSSNRAIQRQAAIDYLKREVPFTAAVGGSYILVVPGAVGRPDKYDDVEFERSAATLRSVADLFTQYNVKAAIEPIRAAEVSLVRSVADAKAYIEAVDHPGVQHINADVYHMQVEESHIGEALVNAGEQLINLHLADSNRLALGWGAMDLDTIIMALYVIGFNQAGHYCTPEPLGPGGAPYPAMYGKPDKKTLDDMVLQTARYFREREEELLA; translated from the coding sequence ATGAAACCTCAGAGTTTTGAAGTGAAGAACGAAAAAATCAGAACCGCTTTTCAGACGCTCAAGCAGGAGCACCCGGAGCGCTTGCAGCAGCGCCTGAACCTGTCGTGGAGCAACTGGGGCTTTGGCATCGAGTCGCTGGAGGAATCGGCGGCGCGGCTGGAGAAGGCGGGCATCCGCTACATCGAGCTGCACGGCAACCACTACGGGCCGGACCTGGGCTACAAGGTCGATGAAACGCTGAAAGTCCTGGGCGATCACGGCATCACCGTGGCGGGCGTATGCGGCATGTTCGGCAACGACAACGACCTGTCCAGCAACCGCGCCATTCAGCGTCAGGCCGCGATCGATTACCTCAAGCGCGAAGTGCCCTTTACGGCGGCGGTCGGCGGCTCGTATATCCTGGTCGTGCCGGGTGCGGTGGGCCGCCCCGACAAGTACGACGACGTGGAATTCGAACGCAGCGCCGCGACGCTGCGTTCCGTGGCGGACCTGTTCACGCAGTACAACGTCAAGGCCGCCATCGAGCCGATCCGCGCGGCGGAAGTCAGCCTGGTGCGCAGCGTGGCCGATGCGAAGGCGTACATCGAAGCGGTCGATCACCCCGGCGTGCAGCACATCAACGCCGACGTGTACCACATGCAGGTCGAGGAGTCGCACATCGGTGAGGCGCTGGTGAACGCGGGCGAGCAGTTGATCAACCTGCATCTGGCCGACAGCAACCGCCTCGCGCTGGGCTGGGGCGCGATGGACCTGGACACGATCATCATGGCGCTGTACGTGATCGGCTTCAACCAGGCCGGGCACTACTGCACGCCGGAACCACTGGGGCCGGGCGGCGCGCCCTATCCGGCTATGTACGGCAAGCCGGACAAAAAGACGCTCGACGACATGGTGCTGCAAACCGCGCGTTACTTCCGCGAGCGCGAAGAGGAACTGCTGGCGTAA